TGCCGCGGCACGCTCGTCGAACGAGAAGATCCGGCCCAGAAAATGGTCGCGCGTCGCGGTCCAGAATCGGAACAAGCTCGATTTCCTGCGCCCCTCCGGCAGGCGCGCGATCCCGAAGCGCAATTCGGCAAGTGCGACCGTCGGCAGGGCGAGCAACGGCTCGTGCTGCCGATGCCAGGCGATCACCTGTGGCAATGGCCGGCGCCGGGTGAACTCGGAAAGGACGTTGGTGTCGAGCAGGATCACAGATCGACCGGTCTCTGCTTCTGGTCGTGCTCCCGGATATACGGCTCGATAGCTTCGCCCGGCTCGACCACCGCCATCAGATTGTACGGATACGGGGGAGGGGACTCGATCGGTTC
This window of the Spirochaetaceae bacterium genome carries:
- a CDS encoding type II toxin-antitoxin system VapC family toxin; the protein is MILLDTNVLSEFTRRRPLPQVIAWHRQHEPLLALPTVALAELRFGIARLPEGRRKSSLFRFWTATRDHFLGRIFSFDERAAATYGDLAAAAERAGRPINVADGQIAAIARTHTMSVATRDVSDFEVTGISLVNPWDFIMPEPDPCPGGVIPPDPGAARFLL